The following are encoded together in the Bos mutus isolate GX-2022 chromosome 3, NWIPB_WYAK_1.1, whole genome shotgun sequence genome:
- the LOC102286905 gene encoding olfactory receptor 2D2 isoform X1, which produces MAKVKIQNYIEPFVSPPVLQKGRQSTMQELNQSTVTEFILMGFASNPRTNPLLFTFFLVFYLLILVSNSLLITLIHQDTRLHTPMYFFISVLSMLDMCYTTTTVPQMLAHILSKKRAISFARCVAQMYIFLLFGIIEYCLFSIMSVDRYVAICHPLRYKVIMSPWVCLMVGICAAYGVLDGLSYTFFAMCLPYCGPNETDHYFCEVPAVLKLACADISLNDLVNIITGFSVIVVPLSLIVLVYVNIFATIMKICSAQGRIKAFSTCTSHITVVTMFAIPCIIMYMSPGSDSLSNNGKKMALFYNVATAFLNPVIYSLRNKDVNRAFLKLVGRGRAPE; this is translated from the coding sequence GCAGAGCACAATGCAGGAACTCAACCAGTCCACTGTGACAGAATTCATCCTAATGGGCTTTGCCTCGAACCCCAGGACCAATCCTCTGCTCTTCACCTTCTTTCTAGTCTTTTACCTGCTGATCCTTGTGAGCAACAGCCTCCTCATCACCCTCATCCACCAGGACACACGCCTCCACACGCCCATGTACTTCTTCATCAGTGTCCTCTCCATGCTGGACATGTGCTACACCACCACGACTGTGCCCCAGATGCTCGCGCATATTCTCAGCAAGAAGAGAGCCATCTCTTTTGCTAGATGTGTGGCCCAGATGTACATCTTCCTCCTCTTTGGGATCATTGagtattgtcttttctccatcatgTCCGTGGACAGGTACGTGGCCATCTGCCACCCTCTCCGGTATAAGGTCATCATGAGCCCCTGGGTGTGCCTTATGGTGGGCATCTGTGCAGCCTATGGTGTGCTGGATGGTCTGTCCTATACCTTCTTTGCTATGTGCCTTCCCTACTGTGGCCCTAATGAAACTGACCACTACTTCTGTGAGGTCCCTGCAGTCCTGAAGCTGGCCTGTGCAGACATATCCCTCAATGACTTGGTGAACATCATCACCGGCTTCAGTGTCATTGTGGTCCCACTCTCCCTGATTGTCCTTGTCTATGTCAACATCTTTGCCACCATCATGAAGATCTGCTCAGCCCAAGGACGGAtcaaagccttctccacctgtacCTCCCACATTACTGTGGTCACCATGTTTGCTATTCCATGCATCATCATGTACATGAGCCCTGGCTCTGACTCCTTGTCAAACAATGGCAAGAAAATGGCCCTTTTCTACAACGTTGCCACAGCCTTCCTCAACCCTGTCATTTATAGCCTGAGGAACAAAGATGTGAACAGGGCCTTCCTCAAAttggtgggcaggggcagggccccAGAGTGA
- the LOC102286905 gene encoding olfactory receptor 2D2 isoform X2 — protein MQELNQSTVTEFILMGFASNPRTNPLLFTFFLVFYLLILVSNSLLITLIHQDTRLHTPMYFFISVLSMLDMCYTTTTVPQMLAHILSKKRAISFARCVAQMYIFLLFGIIEYCLFSIMSVDRYVAICHPLRYKVIMSPWVCLMVGICAAYGVLDGLSYTFFAMCLPYCGPNETDHYFCEVPAVLKLACADISLNDLVNIITGFSVIVVPLSLIVLVYVNIFATIMKICSAQGRIKAFSTCTSHITVVTMFAIPCIIMYMSPGSDSLSNNGKKMALFYNVATAFLNPVIYSLRNKDVNRAFLKLVGRGRAPE, from the coding sequence ATGCAGGAACTCAACCAGTCCACTGTGACAGAATTCATCCTAATGGGCTTTGCCTCGAACCCCAGGACCAATCCTCTGCTCTTCACCTTCTTTCTAGTCTTTTACCTGCTGATCCTTGTGAGCAACAGCCTCCTCATCACCCTCATCCACCAGGACACACGCCTCCACACGCCCATGTACTTCTTCATCAGTGTCCTCTCCATGCTGGACATGTGCTACACCACCACGACTGTGCCCCAGATGCTCGCGCATATTCTCAGCAAGAAGAGAGCCATCTCTTTTGCTAGATGTGTGGCCCAGATGTACATCTTCCTCCTCTTTGGGATCATTGagtattgtcttttctccatcatgTCCGTGGACAGGTACGTGGCCATCTGCCACCCTCTCCGGTATAAGGTCATCATGAGCCCCTGGGTGTGCCTTATGGTGGGCATCTGTGCAGCCTATGGTGTGCTGGATGGTCTGTCCTATACCTTCTTTGCTATGTGCCTTCCCTACTGTGGCCCTAATGAAACTGACCACTACTTCTGTGAGGTCCCTGCAGTCCTGAAGCTGGCCTGTGCAGACATATCCCTCAATGACTTGGTGAACATCATCACCGGCTTCAGTGTCATTGTGGTCCCACTCTCCCTGATTGTCCTTGTCTATGTCAACATCTTTGCCACCATCATGAAGATCTGCTCAGCCCAAGGACGGAtcaaagccttctccacctgtacCTCCCACATTACTGTGGTCACCATGTTTGCTATTCCATGCATCATCATGTACATGAGCCCTGGCTCTGACTCCTTGTCAAACAATGGCAAGAAAATGGCCCTTTTCTACAACGTTGCCACAGCCTTCCTCAACCCTGTCATTTATAGCCTGAGGAACAAAGATGTGAACAGGGCCTTCCTCAAAttggtgggcaggggcagggccccAGAGTGA
- the LOC102286905 gene encoding olfactory receptor 2D3 isoform X4 codes for MAKVKIQNYIEPFVSPPVLQKVFYLLILVSNSLLITLIHQDTRLHTPMYFFISVLSMLDMCYTTTTVPQMLAHILSKKRAISFARCVAQMYIFLLFGIIEYCLFSIMSVDRYVAICHPLRYKVIMSPWVCLMVGICAAYGVLDGLSYTFFAMCLPYCGPNETDHYFCEVPAVLKLACADISLNDLVNIITGFSVIVVPLSLIVLVYVNIFATIMKICSAQGRIKAFSTCTSHITVVTMFAIPCIIMYMSPGSDSLSNNGKKMALFYNVATAFLNPVIYSLRNKDVNRAFLKLVGRGRAPE; via the coding sequence TCTTTTACCTGCTGATCCTTGTGAGCAACAGCCTCCTCATCACCCTCATCCACCAGGACACACGCCTCCACACGCCCATGTACTTCTTCATCAGTGTCCTCTCCATGCTGGACATGTGCTACACCACCACGACTGTGCCCCAGATGCTCGCGCATATTCTCAGCAAGAAGAGAGCCATCTCTTTTGCTAGATGTGTGGCCCAGATGTACATCTTCCTCCTCTTTGGGATCATTGagtattgtcttttctccatcatgTCCGTGGACAGGTACGTGGCCATCTGCCACCCTCTCCGGTATAAGGTCATCATGAGCCCCTGGGTGTGCCTTATGGTGGGCATCTGTGCAGCCTATGGTGTGCTGGATGGTCTGTCCTATACCTTCTTTGCTATGTGCCTTCCCTACTGTGGCCCTAATGAAACTGACCACTACTTCTGTGAGGTCCCTGCAGTCCTGAAGCTGGCCTGTGCAGACATATCCCTCAATGACTTGGTGAACATCATCACCGGCTTCAGTGTCATTGTGGTCCCACTCTCCCTGATTGTCCTTGTCTATGTCAACATCTTTGCCACCATCATGAAGATCTGCTCAGCCCAAGGACGGAtcaaagccttctccacctgtacCTCCCACATTACTGTGGTCACCATGTTTGCTATTCCATGCATCATCATGTACATGAGCCCTGGCTCTGACTCCTTGTCAAACAATGGCAAGAAAATGGCCCTTTTCTACAACGTTGCCACAGCCTTCCTCAACCCTGTCATTTATAGCCTGAGGAACAAAGATGTGAACAGGGCCTTCCTCAAAttggtgggcaggggcagggccccAGAGTGA